One window of the Eucalyptus grandis isolate ANBG69807.140 chromosome 6, ASM1654582v1, whole genome shotgun sequence genome contains the following:
- the LOC104451655 gene encoding UPF0496 protein At1g20180 — translation MAQLMKSVFPKTRSSFPTTSESQKERLNSMSSKPSSVNGEYTQAFRTKSYAEMYAKVQSHIGRTSTARSLSSLPPSTDAQSMGYLSESLLEPGQETLANMIKTLNFHGLLVDYFQVSSDTCDVCELLLRGIYQIRTNYQRIRRATELAKLVFEDASHAHEQSRLICQELSAFASLTNPLFAIAVVQFPGMHDNHMVLFHELTSKCKQMRRRMKLARACKRVGGIGLMVSSAVISATALVLASCSAGMCIGKGKSIGSTSYPEKSSSTQAVCAQLDVTAKGVYILTNDMDSVSTLAGRLHNEVEHGRSRARMVVRNYAKTGNMVREVVNEFFDAHNARFLERVEELEKHIYLCLLTVNRSRGLVVEEILTS, via the exons ATGGCTCAGCTCATGAAGTCGGTGTTTCCCAAGACGAGATCTTCATTTCCGACCACCA GCGAGTCCCAGAAGGAACGTCTAAACAGCATGTCTAGCAAGCCGAGTAGCGTCAATGGAGAGTACACACAAGCTTTCAGGACCAAGTCCTATGCGGAAATGTATGCTAAAGTCCAATCCCATATTGGAAGAACAAGCACAGCCAGATCGCTCTCGTCGCTGCCTCCATCAACCGATGCCCAAAGTATGGGGTACCTGTCAGAATCGCTGCTGGAGCCTGGGCAAGAAACCCTCGCGAACATGATCAAGACCTTGAATTTCCATGGTCTTCTTGTTGACTACTTCCAAGTGAGCTCAGACACGTGTGATGTGTGCGAGTTGCTCCTCCGGGGCATCTACCAGATCCGCACCAATTACCAAAGGATCAGAAGGGCAACCGAGTTGGCGAAACTGGTATTTGAAGATGCAAGTCATGCACACGAACAGAGCCGTCTGATATGCCAAGAGCTGTCCGCATTTGCCTCACTGACAAACCCTTTATTTGCGATCGCTGTGGTCCAGTTCCCAGGTATGCATGATAATCACATGGTGTTGTTTCATGAGTTAACATCCAAGTGCAAGCAGATGCGGCGGAGAATGAAGCTGGCTAGGGCTTGCAAGAGGGTAGGAGGGATCGGGCTGATGGTCTCCTCCGCCGTGATCTCAGCCACAGCGCTAGTGCTGGCAAGCTGCAGCGCTGGGATGTGCATTGGGAAGGGGAAGTCCATTGGGTCAACATCATATCCGGAGAAAAGCTCATCGACTCAAGCAGTTTGTGCACAACTTGATGTCACGGCGAAAGGGGTGTACATCCTGACTAATGATATGGACTCTGTAAGCACGCTCGCCGGGAGACTGCACAATGAGGTTGAACATGGCAGATCGAGGGCCCGAATGGTGGTGAGGAATTATGCGAAGACGGGCAACATGGTGAGGGAGGTTGTGAATGAGTTTTTTGATGCGCACAATGCCCGTTTCTTGGAGCGGGTGGAGGAGCTTGAAAAGCACATTTACTTGTGCCTTCTCACCGTGAACAGGTCGAGAGGGTTGGTTGTGGAAGAGATATTAACCTCTTAG